A stretch of the Sulfitobacter indolifex genome encodes the following:
- the tnpC gene encoding IS66 family transposase, which yields MSNLPPIDLSAIPESQREAVLAVLRENKSLKQETTGLQTKTSELEVLVKRLEHLIAELKNATHGKRSEKLSEDERQLAFEDLEVAVAEVETQQAEQTFSEARPRKAARRNRGNLPADLPRVERVVEPQSLNCPCGCGEMHRIGEDRTERLDIIPAQLRVIVTVRPKYACRSCAEGITQAPAPAYLIEGGLPTEGAIAHVLVSKFSDHLPLYRQSQILARSGVDIHRSTLADWVGTAAFHLGPVVDRLAEHLKKSGKLFMDETTAPVLDPGRGRTKTGYLWALARDDRGWGGDDPPGVVFTYAPGRAGQNAEQILQGFDGTLQLDGYAGYNRLTRPSRKGGAPISVAYCWAHARRKLKEVFDRDGSEIAAEGLRRIAEFYRIESEIRGMGPGQRLSARQTRTAPLIAEFGEWLQNQRRRISSKSRLGEKLTYIHRQWSGLQTFLHDGRVEIDSNAVENLIRPIALTRKNALFAGHDEGGHAWGRIASLIATAKVNDVEPFAYLKATLEAIASGHPANRIDDLLPWNFQPSS from the coding sequence ATGTCTAACTTGCCGCCCATCGATTTATCTGCCATCCCCGAGAGCCAGCGTGAAGCTGTCTTGGCGGTGCTGCGCGAGAACAAATCGCTGAAGCAAGAGACGACCGGGCTGCAAACCAAAACATCTGAGCTGGAAGTTTTGGTTAAGCGTCTGGAGCACCTTATTGCCGAACTCAAGAACGCCACACATGGCAAGCGGTCGGAGAAGTTAAGCGAGGATGAGCGTCAGCTGGCTTTTGAAGACCTTGAGGTGGCCGTCGCCGAAGTTGAGACTCAGCAAGCTGAGCAGACCTTCTCAGAGGCACGGCCTCGCAAAGCTGCCCGGCGTAACCGTGGCAATCTTCCCGCAGACCTTCCACGGGTTGAACGGGTGGTCGAGCCTCAGAGTTTGAACTGCCCCTGCGGATGTGGCGAGATGCACCGTATAGGCGAAGACCGCACCGAGCGGCTGGATATCATTCCAGCGCAGCTGCGTGTCATCGTCACCGTTCGCCCCAAATATGCTTGCCGTTCCTGCGCTGAAGGTATCACGCAGGCCCCGGCTCCTGCGTATCTGATCGAAGGCGGGTTGCCGACTGAGGGTGCCATCGCACATGTGCTGGTCAGCAAATTCTCAGACCACCTGCCGTTGTATCGCCAAAGCCAAATCCTTGCCCGCTCCGGCGTCGATATCCACCGTAGCACTTTGGCCGATTGGGTCGGCACAGCGGCTTTCCATCTTGGCCCTGTCGTGGACCGCTTGGCTGAGCATCTAAAGAAGTCCGGCAAGCTATTTATGGATGAGACAACGGCCCCCGTCCTGGACCCAGGTCGAGGCCGCACGAAGACCGGATACCTTTGGGCACTGGCGCGCGACGACCGAGGATGGGGTGGAGATGATCCACCAGGCGTTGTCTTCACCTATGCCCCGGGTCGTGCGGGGCAGAATGCAGAACAGATCTTGCAGGGCTTTGACGGCACTCTGCAACTGGACGGCTATGCTGGCTACAATCGGCTGACGCGCCCGTCGCGGAAAGGCGGCGCGCCGATCTCCGTCGCGTATTGTTGGGCACACGCGCGTCGCAAGCTGAAAGAAGTCTTTGATCGAGACGGCTCAGAGATCGCCGCAGAAGGGCTGCGTCGGATCGCGGAGTTCTACCGCATTGAAAGCGAGATCCGTGGGATGGGTCCCGGTCAGCGCCTCTCGGCACGCCAGACCCGCACGGCGCCATTGATTGCAGAGTTCGGCGAGTGGCTTCAGAACCAACGGCGCCGGATCTCCTCGAAGTCCCGCCTCGGCGAAAAGTTGACCTATATCCATCGGCAATGGAGCGGGCTGCAAACCTTTCTGCACGACGGTCGGGTCGAGATTGACTCCAATGCCGTCGAGAACTTGATCCGCCCAATTGCCCTGACGCGAAAAAATGCGCTTTTTGCCGGTCACGACGAAGGTGGTCACGCCTGGGGCCGCATCGCATCTCTCATCGCCACCGCGAAGGTCAATGATGTCGAACCGTTCGCATACCTCAAAGCGACCCTTGAAGCGATTGCGTCAGGTCATCCTGCCAATCGCATCGACGACCTTCTTCCTTGGAATTTCCAGCCGTCAAGCTGA
- a CDS encoding sensor histidine kinase: protein MNYDHLALSEFGIPLSDFDIRFDKITHLASRLLSTPVSLLTVIDDTADLQLLKSAVGVPDELHQNRATPLSHSFCKYVRDSGAPLSLTDARADPIHMHNPAIDAFGVVSYLGVPFHGERGEPIGALCCMDIRPREWADQDVEILMHLASIADDQFQLASAVRDRARAKLLAERAALARSSFLSHANHEVRTPLSAISGAARLLSAASTDTKTRSLVEVIDRNTLRLRALTDDLIRIAELDTATASIEAESVDLIELIKDIFAKYEGAAHSKGLNLVLSTETINSLTFLFDAAVLTNVIDRLVSNAIKFTVSGVWPALGISLTAGNSKEEGRRCDWQDDLTQSLQGSL, encoded by the coding sequence ATGAATTACGATCATCTAGCTCTATCAGAGTTCGGCATACCTCTGTCTGATTTCGACATCCGGTTCGATAAAATCACCCATCTGGCTTCGCGCCTCCTAAGCACACCGGTTTCATTGCTCACTGTCATCGACGATACAGCTGATCTCCAGCTTCTAAAGTCGGCAGTAGGTGTCCCGGATGAGCTGCACCAGAATCGTGCAACACCGCTAAGTCATTCTTTCTGCAAGTATGTACGGGATAGCGGAGCACCGTTGTCTTTAACTGATGCTCGGGCCGACCCAATCCATATGCATAACCCCGCAATAGATGCTTTTGGGGTCGTTAGCTATCTTGGCGTTCCGTTTCACGGCGAGCGCGGTGAGCCAATTGGTGCACTATGCTGCATGGATATACGCCCTCGAGAATGGGCCGATCAAGATGTTGAGATACTGATGCATCTGGCTTCCATCGCGGATGATCAGTTCCAGTTGGCCTCTGCCGTCAGGGATCGTGCAAGAGCTAAACTTTTGGCAGAGCGCGCTGCCCTCGCCCGAAGCAGCTTTTTGTCTCATGCAAATCACGAAGTACGTACCCCTCTAAGCGCTATTTCGGGGGCCGCACGCCTTCTTAGTGCCGCTTCAACAGACACAAAGACGCGTAGTCTGGTAGAGGTGATTGATCGAAATACGTTGCGCCTTCGCGCTCTCACAGATGACTTAATCCGTATTGCTGAGTTGGATACGGCCACCGCTTCTATAGAGGCGGAGTCTGTTGACCTTATTGAGCTGATCAAGGATATTTTCGCAAAATATGAGGGTGCGGCCCATTCCAAAGGCTTAAACTTGGTCCTCAGTACCGAGACTATAAATAGCCTAACTTTCTTGTTTGATGCTGCCGTCCTCACCAACGTAATAGATCGTCTCGTATCTAATGCGATCAAATTCACTGTAAGCGGTGTCTGGCCAGCACTTGGGATCAGCTTGACGGCTGGAAATTCCAAGGAAGAAGGTCGTCGATGCGATTGGCAGGATGACCTGACGCAATCGCTTCAAGGGTCGCTTTGA
- the tnpB gene encoding IS66 family insertion sequence element accessory protein TnpB (TnpB, as the term is used for proteins encoded by IS66 family insertion elements, is considered an accessory protein, since TnpC, encoded by a neighboring gene, is a DDE family transposase.), with translation MLMPSQGIRILVATRPVDFRKGHDGLASMVQSALAQDPFTGTVFVFRAKRADRMKILFWDGSGLVMTYKRLEENSFIWPAIRDGAITLNRPQFEALFAGLDWRRVRSLEPRRPAAAE, from the coding sequence ATGCTGATGCCATCGCAAGGCATTCGGATATTGGTTGCAACGCGGCCGGTGGACTTCCGTAAAGGACACGATGGATTGGCTTCGATGGTGCAGTCGGCATTGGCCCAAGACCCCTTTACCGGAACAGTCTTTGTATTCCGCGCCAAGCGGGCTGACAGGATGAAGATTTTGTTCTGGGACGGGAGCGGGCTCGTGATGACCTACAAACGACTTGAGGAGAACAGCTTCATTTGGCCAGCCATTCGAGATGGCGCGATCACCTTGAACCGCCCCCAATTCGAGGCGTTATTTGCAGGGTTGGACTGGCGCCGGGTGCGTTCGTTAGAACCCCGCAGACCGGCTGCGGCAGAGTGA
- a CDS encoding DSD1 family PLP-dependent enzyme: MIDAYAPDTPALLLDEARMQRNIARLADHAEKLGVTLRPHLKTAKSVDVARQLTGGAPGPITVSTLAEAEVFFATGHSDILYAVGIAPQKLKRVQALRQRGCDLVVILDNAAQAQAVAEAAVPAMIEIDCDGHRGGLRPDDPALVEVGRILYAVECLRGVMTHAGESYTVRGREAHANFAEQERKAAVTAAENLRGAGLSCPVVSIGSTPTAHAARDLTGVTELRAGVYMFFDLVMAGIDVCTQDDIALSVLTTVIGHQPAKGWTMIDAGWMAMSRDRGTAAQDVDQGYGLVCDETGQILTDYFVVSANQEHGIIAQREGANPPPLDLPVGTRLRILPNHACATAAQHDRYHLVRQDGGPLDVWPRFNGW, from the coding sequence ATGATTGACGCATACGCCCCCGACACCCCTGCCCTTTTGCTTGATGAAGCGCGGATGCAACGGAACATCGCGCGTCTTGCTGACCATGCGGAAAAGCTTGGCGTCACGCTGCGGCCGCATCTGAAAACGGCAAAATCCGTCGATGTTGCCCGCCAGCTCACCGGTGGGGCGCCCGGCCCGATTACCGTGTCGACATTGGCCGAAGCCGAGGTTTTCTTTGCCACAGGCCACAGCGATATTCTCTACGCCGTGGGGATCGCGCCGCAAAAGTTGAAACGCGTACAGGCGCTGCGCCAGAGGGGCTGCGATCTAGTCGTGATCCTCGACAACGCAGCCCAAGCGCAGGCCGTGGCGGAGGCCGCCGTCCCCGCTATGATCGAAATCGACTGCGATGGTCACCGCGGCGGGCTGCGCCCGGATGACCCGGCACTCGTTGAGGTCGGACGCATCCTGTACGCCGTCGAATGCCTGCGCGGTGTGATGACCCATGCGGGCGAAAGTTATACGGTCCGGGGCCGCGAGGCCCATGCCAACTTCGCAGAACAGGAGCGCAAAGCCGCTGTCACCGCCGCCGAAAACCTGCGCGGCGCGGGCCTCTCCTGCCCCGTGGTCAGCATCGGCTCGACCCCCACCGCCCATGCCGCGCGCGACCTGACAGGCGTGACCGAACTGCGCGCCGGTGTTTATATGTTCTTCGATCTGGTCATGGCCGGGATCGACGTCTGCACCCAAGATGACATCGCCCTGAGCGTTCTGACCACGGTCATCGGCCACCAACCCGCAAAGGGGTGGACCATGATCGACGCAGGCTGGATGGCCATGTCCCGCGACCGGGGCACGGCGGCGCAGGACGTGGACCAAGGCTACGGCCTAGTGTGCGACGAGACTGGTCAAATCCTGACCGACTATTTCGTCGTCAGCGCCAATCAGGAACACGGGATCATCGCGCAGCGCGAGGGGGCAAACCCGCCGCCGCTGGACCTTCCCGTCGGCACCCGCCTGAGGATCCTGCCCAACCACGCCTGTGCCACCGCCGCCCAGCACGACCGCTACCATCTGGTGCGGCAAGACGGCGGTCCGCTTGACGTTTGGCCGCGTTTTAACGGCTGGTAA